Below is a window of Danio rerio strain Tuebingen ecotype United States chromosome 11, GRCz12tu, whole genome shotgun sequence DNA.
tttgtctttaaaatgaacgctttAGGATGGTATGACGCCGCAGactgcttctgtttcttttcacacttatcagctgactgcttacctccttgtggatgACTTttccgctgcaaccagtttgcaCAGTGGCTTGGTAGAcctgagacgcagagaggagttgactgtgacgacggggtttgagtccagtgaagaacaattcctaggtaaaacaaaaaccatagcaaaataaaaagtcaataacagggggagaatgtggtaagatctgaaaacatggtaaaaacagGTGTCTTTTCTTttgctggattgcttttgaaacacagtcggttgggtttagggaaggtggtgggcgggtcaatcagtgcttttgaatacactattggttgggtttagggaaggtagtggcaatcggtgcttttgaacacacttttaattgggtttagggaaggtggtgggcgggtcaatccgTGCTTTTgcaaacactattggttgggtttagggaagggggtgggcgggtcaatccgtgcttttgaaaacactattggttgggtttagggaagggggtgggcgggtcaatatgtgcttttgaaaacatcattggtttggtttaggtaaggtggtgggcgggtcaatccgtgcttttgaaaacactattggttgggtttagggaagggagtgggcgggtcaatatgtacttttgaaaacatcattggttgggtttagggaagagggtggaaGGATGTATCGGTCGGtctgtcggtcagtcagtcgacagcagcctctgttggatttacgtgaaaaaagcaggcgtgaatgacactcgcaagagaaattttaAATCCCGCAAAGCATACACatcggcttctggtggattcgtaaaaacaaaaactgctaaaaaaaacatacttcgtgtgacgtatttggcgctctccagaaatgtatacaggggtaggtctcaataatgagcctgggttgttaaaAAGGTTGTCACCGTCTCTGTCTTCAGGACATTTCTTGTTGTCAAAATTACCAACTATTCTTGTGTTTTACAGCGAGAAGAAGTAAAGAACAACCCTGAAGAAAAGGAGCGTCGTGAGTACTACAGGAGGAAACTTTGGATCAACAACGTCTATGACACATGTATAAGTGCGGCAGGAATGCCAGCGAACACACGGGACCCTCTGGAGCAGTTACAAATGGTGAACAATCCACAAATACTTCTGTCAACTCTTGAAGTCCccgtgaaatcaaaactaaccatgttgattttgttagctcacattgctagttttgtgcaaAACGATTCATCTGcaggtcattaagaaaaaaacaacaatagtttgcccttgtaatctaaaattgaagtctaaaaatgcacttcctgtttgttttgagttaaattctcagattaggtcagaggtagtgggcgtggctaacatacttaaccacacccttTTGACAACagacagaaatggtgagcaggaggaggaggaggagtctgttaggttgtaataaagtaaagtctagatcggatatgcagCCGGcgggaagtgcgatatgcacattaatatagtagcattttttttatgacgctgtataacaataattattatttttatagtactgtgacggttggggtgggagtaggcgttaaaaaaaacaatttactagttaatttaatagataacataaataatactcggtacaactactgcttttacgttactgtgatggttgggtttagggttggggtgggggtagacgttaataaatagaataaatgggaaatttaataaataatagaaataattctcattaacttccagccacaaatgtatctgatctagcaacaaccttgtaataactctccccaaaccccttTCCCCCAACTTTCTGAAtgtactttactacatccaatcagctcgcagtagaaaaaaagccacgcccactgttgtgtcatttaatattctgtttctctagaaCCTGCGTCACAATACGGAAAGAATACCggtcgcagcttccggttcatggggactttaaaaataagttcacccaaacatgaaaatttaATCATGAGTTACTTCATTTGTTTCAGACCTTTATgagaagaaagctggaaatttgtaaccattgacttccataataggaaaacaaaaactatggaagtaaatggctacaagtttccagcattcttcaaagtatcttcttttgtgttcagcagaataaagaaactgaaacaagAGGGTAGgaaatgacagaatttacatttttgggtgaactgaccctttaatggATAGGTATTAGTTATTAATGtggcttttaaaattaaaatgatttttgttttgttttttttttgctttttttcctcCAGATTAAAATCTTCCTTCAAATAATCAGCGATGTGAAAATGAAAACTGATGAAGAAGACTCTTAAAATCtaagcaaataaaataatcatctgAACATCTTCTGTCAGGCTTGTTCACTGGGGTGAGAGGAGGTTAATAATGAAGCGCAGCGCTTGACCAATCAGACTCCActatatttttcttctgcttagttggtttcaggggtcgccacagcagaatgaaccgccaacttattcagcatatgttttacacagtgcatgccctttcagctgcaacccagtactgagaaacatctatacacacacatttacacgaaCACTCATAAACTATGACCAGTTtcgttcatccaattcacctatggcacatgtgtttggactgtgggggaaaccggagcactcagaggaaacctacgccaacatggagagaacatgcaaactccacacagaaatgccaacctcgaaccagtgaccttcttgtgaggcgacagtgaatATAGATTTTATAATTATGGAAATGCGTCGATGTACTGGTCAATCTTAGTGGGACACCatgttcattctttttccttgGCATTTTATTGGCCAGTgaatatttcctgcttgttgtaaagcccatttcataactgtaaaaagCGGCAATTCAATCATGAGTTAACGTCAAAACAACTGCCATAACATAATTATCAATATGTGTACCTTTTTGGATAATCGGAAGCTATGGAAACAAAAAATGTAGGCTAAAACAGGACATACGCTAGCTCGGACTAgcctattgttattgtttacatcccggTTTCGTCACAACGTTAACGGCCGCGCGCTGATCTGAATAAGCTCGCATATCGAATATTCActactttgttttgtttctactTCATCCAGTGTACGCGTTTTGTTCCAGTTTTCTGATACTTCGTATATTTATGgatcaaaaaatacagtttcaacaGCCAAATCCCGTGACATGTGATGCTGAAGACATGTACAAATACCCGCAAAAACCACCACCTCATAGGATGCCCAAAGGCACGGTAAGTGACGCTGGCTATGGataaaatgtgtttgttaaaGCTGTCGTCAGTCGTTTTAATCAGATGTTTCAATAAACATCAAACCAGTCCCATCTTACAGTAGCCAACCACCTTAAATGGTAGATTTTTCTTGCCATATTCCATGAATATGTTTAGTAAATttaatcctgtaaatatttccaaactcaatttttgattagtgcaatgtaaaaaaattagttaccttactttataaaagtgagtaaacccgttgtCTTAAAATAAACAcgttgattttacttaaataaaGTCAGTGAACCCATTGACTTTACTCTATGCACATACACTcggcggccactttattaggtacacctgttcaattgctccttaacgcaaatttctaatcagccaatcacatggcagcaactcaatgtatttaggcatgtagacatggtcaagacgatctgctgcagtacaaaccgagcatcagaatggggaagaaacaggattaaagggactttgaatgtggcatggttgttgggctgatctgagtatttcagaaactgctgatctactgggattttcacgcacaattattgctagggttcacagagaatggtctgaagaagagaaaatatccagtgagcggcagttctgttggcacatatgccttgttgatgctagaggtcagaggagaatggccagactggttccatgtgatagaaaggcaaaaataactcaaataatcactcgttacaaccgagctctgcaggagagcatctctgaacacacaacacgtccaaccttgaggcagatgggctacagcagcagaagaccacaccgggtgccgctcctgtcagctaagaacaggaaactgaggctacaattcacacaggctcaccaaaactggacaatagaagattggagaaacattgcctgctctgatgagtgtCGAATTTgacagaatttggcgtcaacgacatgaaagcatggatccatcctgccttgtatcaatggttccggcttttcttggcacactttgggcccattagtaccaattgagcattgtgtaaatgccacagcctacctgagtattgtcgcTGACCAtgtcttttgatggctacttccagcaggataacgcaccatgtcataaagcgtgaataatctcagactggtttcttgaacatgacaatgagttcactgtattcaattggccttcacagtcatcagatctcaatccaatagagcacctttgggatgtggtggatcgggagattggcatcatggatgtgcagccgacaaatctgcagcaactgcgtgatgctatcatgtcaatatcgagcaaaatctctgaggaatatttccagtatcttgttgaatctatgctacgaaggattaaggcagttctgaaggcaaaagtgggtccaacccggtactataacgtgtacctaataaattggccggtgagtgtattgaCTTACAGAAACAGaccatgaacaatacatttattacagttattGTTCATGTTACTTAACTagtattaactaatgaaaccttacttTAAAGTCTGACCCATATGGGTATTAAAGAGCCTGATTAAAGAACTAAGTCATTAAAGTGTTTTCTTTCTTATCACCTACAGCTGGACAGTGTCATGGGTGTAGTGGAGAGAAGCGCAGTTTTCACCCGTCAGAGGGACATCAGGCTGCCACCCATCCCTGGCATTAGTCATCATCTTGGGCCACCACCCGAGGTCCACCCCAGCCTCGATGCCCAGACACAGACTGACATTTATAAACGAATGAGAAGAACCATTAGAGCCACCTTATCAGATAAAGCAAAGAAAATTCTACAAAGTCGCTGTGAAGTAGGTGaaattggtttgtttttttgcGCTATGATTCCAGAGTAAATGATGAATGTGTTTTGTAGAAAGCAGTGAAACAGGAAAGaagctttaatatgttgtgtgttttactaaactgccctgctgaaaaatccagcttaaaccagtctaggctggttggctggttttagctggtcgaccagcctgtttttagaggggttttggccacttccaggctggtttccagccatttccagcctggtcttagctggtcaggctggaaaatgaccagccaaatccagctaaaaccagcttgaccagcctggtttaaactggatatagctggttttggctggactcccagcttggctaagctggtcaagctggttttagctggtcatctcccagcctgaccagctaagaccagcctggaaatggctggaaactagcctggaagtggccaaaacccctctaaaaccagcctggtcaaccagctaaaaccagccaaccagcttaggctggtttaagctggatttttcagcagggtgcaTATCAGTGGTGAGGCTAGAAAtgttaaagtgagtaaaccttgGTGAAATAGGCTGGACCTACTCTTGAGTATATAattcaacacaggcttattcCGAAAACGtagccccatatacatttctggagatcctgaattatgtagccataggtacatatggctgcatttcgtctttaaaacgaacactatggggcagtatgacgccgcagacggcttctgttttttttatgctaCCAGCTGACCTCTTAGCTtcgtgtggatggcttttctgctgttactagtttgcTCAGTGGCTCGCCGcgtacgttggtggacttgaaacacagagtggagttgaccgcaacaacagggtttgagtccggagaagaacagttccagaaagcacgtaagacaaaaggcaaaaaatagaagtaaataacagggtgagaatgtggtaaaatctgaaaacgtggtaaaaatcaggcggcaagggcttttcttttttggattgcttttgaaaacactgtcagttgggtttagggaaggtggtgggcgggtcaatcagtgcttttgaatacactattggttgggtttagggaagggggtgggcgggtcaatatgtgcttttgaaaacatcattggttgggttttgggaaggcgGTGGGCGGATCAATcggtggttttgaaaacactattggttgggtttagggaagggggtgggcgggtcaatatgtgcttttgaaaacatcattGGTTGGGTTTTGTGAAGGTGGTGGGCGGATCAATttgtggttttgaaaacactattggttgggtttagggaagggggtgggcgggtcaatatgtgcttttgaaaacatcattggttgggttttgggaaggcgGTGGGCggatcaatcggtgcttttaaaaacactgtcagttgggtttagggaaggcgatgggcgggtcaatcggtgctttttaaaacacggacggttgggtttatggaaggaggaGGCCTTGATTGGTCAGTTAGTAGGTCAGTCAGtaagttgacagtggcctctggtggatttacgtgagaagagcaggcatgaatggcactcgcgagataaatttgagatttgaaaaagcatacatagcagcctttggtggattcgcgaaaacaaaaactgcaataaaacgtggctcctgggacgtatttggcgctctccagaaatgtatatagtgctaCGTTTTAGGAATGAGCCTGGGATtattatttagcttaccccattggcaaatagTTTAGCTCATAatttctgaaaaaaacaacaactctaagcaagaaaagcattttttgcagtgcatgatTCAACAGTCACCCGGTCATATAACAGAGCCATGGTTTACGTGGCAAAAACGAGATACTGTGACTTCAGGTCTGCATTAGCAATAACtaaagtgtgtttttatttatttccagcAGCAGAAAAAGAGCAGCATGGATGTGAGAAAAAAAGCCACAGTCTCCAGCCGACCAAAGACTGTCAAGCTTCCACCTAGCTCTGCTCCACCAGTCTCTGTTCCACCTGAACCTGTCCCACTTACCCCTGTCCCACCTGGCCCTTCCACAGCTACAGGTGAGCTGGTCAAACAATCTAAACTGActtccactatgctgacacacaggcatttgtagctccgccctgtttgaaaagagcacaatctcatttgaatttaaagtgacaggcaGCAAACGCCCCAATtatgatcaaagcctaaaagggtcacttgcagaaagttttaaaacattatttttgtgggATTTTAAGATGAAACTTACGCACTCTAAAGACATCAGAGACTCATTTTACACCCTTTAACATGAAGTAAAAGTAATGTTGTTGCGATGTAATGCAGGACTGCCTCCACATCCAGATGCTCAGATGAGCGAGACTGCGGTGGACCGAAGCCTCGACACTGGGAAAGACCTTCCAGTCGTCGAGTCCTCGAAGAAAAAGAGAAACAGACCCCCAAAAGCCTCAAGGAGAGATGAAGACATGGGATTTGAATTGATGGTCATTTCTGAGATGTGGTGGGAAATCGCAGACGAAATCAGGGAAATTGAGGCTAAAAAGGAAAACATGTAAGCTTCTTGACTGATTTCTTCACACTCTGTGGAAACTGAAGACACAGTAACAGTGATTGAGCCTCTGCTTTGTTTTGTGCAGCGTGAAGAAGGCAAACTGCTTGGAAAAAAGGTTTCATGCCAGTGTTCGCCTCATAGCAGAACAGCAGGAGGAAGAAAGGGATCTTAAGCAAATATGGCAGAGTAAAAACAGCGGTTGCCAGATACCTGTTTGGAGGATGAAAGTAAGTGcatatacactaccagtcaaaaatGTGTCAGTCATTTTCTTCATGCTTTTTTAAGacaattattctgttcatcaaggcggcatttaataaatataaaaaaatttgtaTGTATTATACAGAAGCATAGAGAAAGAGTTGCCACAAGTAACGTGATTAATCTAGACTCAAATAATTCCAAGAAGTGCTTAATggttaattaaaatattgttaaaaacatttacacaatCTTATGTTTTAAAACTCTGTACATTTCAAAAGTGCAAAAccaaatgtaaatcaaaggcggcaacaccaaggctccaaaaatacaaatttattaaattaaaaaggctgacacagagcgtgtaacgtttcgagccacccggctcttcatcagacaaaaaaaaaagtgcaaaaccaACCATCTTCAACACAAACTTGGCTGTAAGGGGTAACTTCTATGAACTATTGGAGTTAATAGAGTTGTCGCAAATCTCTTTCTCTCTGGCTTTGGTATTATATGTTTAAGTTATTACAGTAGACTAATCCTCAGACAAATGCAGAGCATCTAAACACTGAGAAGaaacttaggcccaatcccaaattTACCCCTTAGCTCTTCCCTCTGCAAATcccccgttccaccacattccaaaggtgctcgattggattgagctctggtgactgtggaggccatgagtacagtgaactcattgtcatgttcaagaaaccagtctgagatgattcaggctttatgaTATGGTGCGTTATTTTGCTgggagtagccatcagaagatggagacactgtgttcataaagggatggacatagtcagcaacaatactcaggcaggctgtggcgttgacacaatgctcaattggtactaatggacccaaagcttgccaagaaaatctcccccacaccattacaccaccaccagcagcttgatcagttgatacaaggcaggatggatcc
It encodes the following:
- the zgc:193807 gene encoding uncharacterized protein LOC555981 (The RefSeq protein has 3 substitutions compared to this genomic sequence) — translated: MDQKIQFQQPNPVTCDAEDMYKYPQKPPPHRMPKGTLDSVMGVVERSAVFTRQRDIRLPPIPGISHHLGPPPEVHPSLDAQTQTDIYKRMRRTIRATLSDKAKKILQSRCEQQKKSSMGVRKKATVSSRPKTVKLPPSSAPPVSVPPEPVPLTPVPPGPSTATGLPPHPAAQMSETAVDRSLDTGKDLPVVESSKKKRNRPPKASRRDEDMGFELMVISEMWWEIADEIREIEAKKENIVKKANCLEKRFHASVRLIAEQQEEERDLKQIWQSKNSGCQIPVWRMKNEQVAEAIAEIHESFGEISCPSIPYIMQEDIDQWCSDASRFVRNTRLQKTIQSGFHHIEYSKRQQKNAERQARRRQIRHEIALAPPVKITGRKLIPRSQPPKVVEKVVKVKEEKNLLYFLNN
- the zgc:193807 gene encoding uncharacterized protein isoform X1, which translates into the protein MDQKIQFQQPNPVTCDAEDMYKYPQKPPPHRMPKGTLDSVMGVVERSAVFTRQRDIRLPPIPGISHHLGPPPEVHPSLDAQTQTDIYKRMRRTIRATLSDKAKKILQSRCEQKKSSMDVRKKATVSSRPKTVKLPPSSAPPVSVPPEPVPLTPVPPGPSTATGLPPHPDAQMSETAVDRSLDTGKDLPVVESSKKKRNRPPKASRRDEDMGFELMVISEMWWEIADEIREIEAKKENIVKKANCLEKRFHASVRLIAEQQEEERDLKQIWQSKNSGCQIPVWRMKNEQVAEAIAEIHESFGEISCPSIPYIMQEDIDQWCSDASRFVRNTRLQKTIQSGFHHIEYSKRQQKNAERQARRRQIRHEIALAPPVKITGRKLIPRSQPPKVVEKVVKVKEEKDLLYFLNN